The Ascaphus truei isolate aAscTru1 chromosome 3, aAscTru1.hap1, whole genome shotgun sequence genome includes a region encoding these proteins:
- the TSKU gene encoding tsukushi, which translates to MASSTWFYLLLAISFVGTSKSCSPGCQCEVETFGLFDSFSLTKVDCSGVGSHIVPVSIPLDTSYLDLSSNNLEMINESILSGPGYTTLVSLDLSYNRIVKITSTTFSKLRYLESLDLSHNMLEVLSDQSFSYSHLGEIDLSFNKLREVKMDAFTSKGMGKPMTIDLSNNLIESISGTLDRSIPNIQSLTLSGNKLNSVPGLQGIPLRYLNLDRNPIFMIEKQNLLGLKDLTHLSLSNLHDLREISPYSFKELSCLQVLDLSSNHYLKSVSAAIFFGLDSLQELNLSSTSVASLPKDALGYVPSIKSITWGNIHCLKTVKESRFHRQTGLTRQNILNCFDDNGAVSAPYVL; encoded by the coding sequence ATGGCGTCAAGTACCTGGTTCTATCTTCTGCTTGCCATTAGCTTTGTTGGTACCAGCAAGTCCTGTTCCCCAGGATGTCAGTGTGAAGTGGAGACTTTTGGCCTCTTTGACAGCTTCAGTTTGACCAAAGTTGATTGCAGTGGGGTTGGATCTCACATTGTTCCTGTCTCGATTCCATTGGACACGTCCTACCTGGATCTGTCTTCAAACAACCTGGAAATGATCAATGAGTCAATATTGTCTGGACCCGGTTATACCACATTAGTAAGCCTTGACCTGAGTTACAACCGAATCGTGAAAATCACCTCAACGACTTTCTCGAAATTGAGGTATCTTGAGTCTTTGGATCTGAGTCACAACATGTTGGAGGTCCTTTCAGATCAAAGCTTTTCTTATTCACACCTTGGAGAGATTGATCTGAGTTTCAACAAGCTACGGGAAGTTAAAATGGACGCATTCACATCAAAAGGCATGGGGAAACCCATGACCATAGATCTATCAAACAACTTGATTGAGTCAATCTCGGGAACCCTGGACAGAAGTATTCCAAACATTCAGAGTTTAACCTTGTCTGGAAATAAACTAAACTCTGTGCCAGGTCTTCAGGGTATCCCACTCCGGTACCTTAACTTGGATAGAAACCCAATTTTCATGATTGAGAAGCAGAACCTTTTGGGACTTAAAGATTTAACCCACTTATCTCTCAGCAACCTACATGATTTAAGAGAGATCTCGCCATATAGTTTCAAAGAGTTATCATGTCTCCAGGTACTTGACCTTTCCAGCAATCACTATCTGAAATCCGTAAGTGCGGCGATATTCTTTGGTTTGGACTCCTTGCAAGAGCTGAACTTGTCGAGTACCAGTGTTGCATCCTTACCCAAAGATGCACTCGGCTATGTACCATCCATAAAAAGCATCACCTGGGGAAATATTCATTGTTTGAAGACTGTGAAGGAAAGCCGGTTTCATCGACAAACTGGGCTAACGAGACAGAACATTTTAAATTGCTTTGATGACAATGGGGCTGTATCAGCGCCATACGTCTTGTAA